From a single Nocardioides sp. dk884 genomic region:
- a CDS encoding M15 family metallopeptidase — MTILLCDPRVAAVPVHECGEPLVALDASFGPARALVRSGLASRLAAARDALPPGIGLRVLEGHRSVADQRRIIDRYAGEVRAAYPDADDAEVERLTSRFVSPVAVAPHVAGAAVDLTLVDACGEELDLGTPVDATPEQSDGRCWTAAAGIGADARAHRDLMARVLGGAGLVNYPTEWWHWSHGDRYWALRTGAPAATYGPVPAAGAGAAA, encoded by the coding sequence ATGACGATCCTGCTCTGCGACCCCCGGGTCGCCGCCGTGCCGGTGCACGAGTGCGGCGAGCCGCTGGTCGCCCTCGACGCCTCCTTCGGTCCGGCCCGGGCCCTGGTCCGCTCCGGGCTGGCCTCCCGGCTCGCGGCCGCCCGCGACGCGCTCCCGCCGGGCATCGGGCTGCGGGTGCTGGAGGGGCATCGCAGCGTCGCCGACCAGCGCCGCATCATCGACCGGTACGCCGGTGAGGTCCGCGCGGCGTACCCCGACGCGGACGACGCCGAGGTGGAGCGGCTGACCAGCCGATTCGTGAGCCCGGTGGCGGTCGCGCCGCACGTCGCGGGCGCGGCGGTCGACCTGACCCTGGTGGACGCCTGCGGCGAGGAGCTCGACCTGGGCACGCCGGTCGATGCGACCCCCGAGCAGTCCGACGGCCGCTGCTGGACCGCGGCGGCCGGGATCGGCGCCGACGCCCGCGCCCACCGCGACCTGATGGCCCGGGTGCTCGGCGGCGCCGGGCTGGTGAACTACCCGACCGAGTGGTGGCACTGGAGCCACGGCGACCGCTACTGGGCGCTGCGCACGGGTGCGCCCGCCGCGACCTACGGCCCGGTCCCGGCAGCCGGCGCCGGGGCAGCGGCGTGA
- the alr gene encoding alanine racemase: MSAVPRARTADRVAAPRLLIDPEAIAANTRVLAGRVAPGTPGGTALMAVVKADGFGHGAVTVARAALAHGASSLGVTTVAEGLALRAAGLDAPVLSWLNGVDADFALAIGAGIDLAVPSTEHLAAIAAAATPGRPARVHLQLDTGLARDGAEPSGWASLCRAARTAERAGRMRVVGLMGHLARADEPGHPANAVGRTRFAWGLQVARSCGLRPAERHLAATAATLTDPQSHHTLVRVGAGLVGIDPSGTTALRPAVTLSAPVVQVRRVRAGTAVGYGHTWTTPRATTLALLPVGYADGLPRTASGRASVLLRGQRRALVGRVSMDQVVLDLGDDAVELGDTATVLGPGDAGEPTPAEWAAWSGTLPHEVLTGFGPRLDRVVATTVLRSVR; the protein is encoded by the coding sequence GTGAGCGCGGTGCCACGGGCGCGGACCGCTGACCGGGTGGCAGCGCCGCGGCTGCTCATCGACCCCGAGGCGATCGCGGCCAACACCCGCGTGCTCGCCGGGCGGGTGGCACCGGGCACGCCGGGCGGCACCGCCCTGATGGCGGTCGTGAAGGCCGACGGCTTCGGTCACGGCGCCGTGACCGTCGCCCGTGCCGCGCTGGCCCACGGCGCGAGCAGCCTCGGCGTCACCACCGTCGCGGAGGGTCTCGCGCTGCGCGCGGCGGGCCTCGACGCACCGGTGCTGAGCTGGCTCAACGGCGTCGACGCAGACTTCGCCCTCGCGATCGGGGCCGGCATCGACCTCGCCGTACCGTCCACCGAGCACCTCGCCGCGATCGCCGCGGCCGCGACGCCCGGACGCCCCGCGCGGGTGCACCTGCAGCTCGACACCGGGCTGGCCCGCGACGGCGCCGAGCCGTCCGGCTGGGCCAGCCTGTGCCGGGCCGCGCGCACCGCCGAGCGCGCCGGGCGCATGCGGGTCGTGGGCCTGATGGGCCACCTGGCTCGCGCCGACGAGCCTGGCCACCCCGCCAACGCCGTCGGGCGGACCCGGTTCGCGTGGGGGCTCCAGGTCGCGCGGTCCTGCGGGTTGCGTCCCGCCGAGCGCCACCTCGCCGCGACCGCCGCCACCCTCACCGACCCGCAGAGCCACCACACGCTGGTCCGCGTCGGCGCCGGCCTGGTCGGCATCGACCCCAGCGGCACCACCGCGCTGCGTCCCGCGGTCACCCTGAGCGCCCCGGTCGTGCAGGTGCGCCGGGTCCGCGCCGGCACCGCGGTCGGCTACGGCCACACCTGGACCACGCCCCGCGCGACCACCCTCGCGTTGCTGCCGGTCGGGTACGCCGACGGGCTGCCGCGCACCGCCTCCGGCCGCGCCTCTGTGCTGCTGCGCGGGCAGCGGCGCGCGCTCGTCGGCCGGGTCTCGATGGACCAGGTGGTCCTCGACCTCGGCGACGACGCCGTCGAGCTCGGCGACACCGCCACCGTGCTCGGCCCCGGCGACGCCGGCGAACCCACCCCGGCCGAGTGGGCCGCCTGGTCGGGGACCCTCCCCCACGAGGTGCTCACCGGCTTCGGGCCGCGACTCGACCGGGTCGTGGCCACCACCGTCCTCAGGAGCGTTCGATGA
- a CDS encoding D-alanine--D-alanine ligase family protein, with protein MSTAARTPVPTRTPIGRVAVIGGGTSCEHDVSLASAAGVADALVAGGHDVVGLTIDPEGVWRDAAERPVGLAGAVHVLRSCAVAVPVVHGPGGEDGTLAALLDLAGVPYVGSGVGAGALAMDKWATKLVAEALGIATAPGVLLTRASAAAYVVDHPVVVKPVAAGSSHGVSLVREPGELAAALDAAFALDDRVLVEDVVDGREIDVAVLASGGELLVSPALEIRVDGLFDFEAKYAGGADFVLPAPLSPTEQKALEGAALAMFGALGCRGVARVDFFLTDAGPVLNEVNTMPGFTAHSQVPQMFAAAGIDYVALVDRLVRDALGAAAVPRAAA; from the coding sequence ATGAGCACCGCAGCCCGCACCCCCGTCCCGACCCGCACCCCGATCGGCCGGGTGGCCGTGATCGGCGGCGGCACCAGCTGCGAGCACGATGTCTCCCTCGCCTCCGCGGCCGGGGTCGCCGACGCGCTGGTCGCGGGCGGGCACGACGTGGTCGGGCTGACCATCGACCCCGAGGGGGTGTGGCGCGACGCCGCCGAGCGGCCGGTCGGGCTGGCCGGCGCCGTGCACGTGCTGCGCTCGTGCGCGGTCGCCGTACCGGTCGTCCACGGCCCCGGCGGCGAGGACGGCACTCTGGCCGCGCTGCTCGACCTGGCCGGCGTCCCCTACGTCGGGTCCGGCGTGGGCGCGGGTGCGCTCGCGATGGACAAGTGGGCCACCAAGCTGGTCGCCGAGGCGCTCGGCATCGCCACCGCGCCCGGCGTGCTGCTGACCCGCGCCAGCGCCGCGGCGTACGTCGTGGACCACCCGGTGGTCGTCAAGCCGGTCGCGGCCGGGTCCAGCCACGGGGTCTCGCTGGTGCGCGAGCCCGGCGAGCTCGCCGCGGCGCTGGACGCGGCGTTCGCCCTCGACGACCGGGTGCTCGTCGAGGACGTCGTGGACGGCCGCGAGATCGACGTCGCGGTGCTCGCCAGCGGCGGCGAGCTGCTGGTCTCCCCGGCGCTGGAGATCCGGGTGGACGGGCTCTTCGACTTCGAGGCGAAGTACGCCGGCGGCGCGGACTTCGTGCTGCCCGCCCCGCTCAGCCCCACCGAGCAGAAGGCCCTGGAGGGCGCGGCGCTGGCGATGTTCGGCGCGCTCGGCTGCCGCGGGGTGGCTCGGGTCGACTTCTTCCTCACCGATGCCGGGCCGGTGCTCAACGAGGTCAACACGATGCCGGGCTTCACCGCGCACTCCCAGGTGCCGCAGATGTTCGCCGCCGCCGGCATCGACTACGTCGCGCTGGTCGACCGACTGGTGCGCGACGCGTTGGGCGCGGCCGCGGTCCCCCGCGCGGCGGCATGA
- a CDS encoding acyltransferase family protein — MRIGGLDLLRGVAVALVVLRHALPEVFPGAGVVGVVMFFALSGHLITGLLLEESGRTGRVALGRFYRRRARRLVPALAVVVAVWLLVTLTLDPVGERDDVGRTLLVALTWTGNLPGLVPGGATFHLWTLATEEQFYLLWPALLSLAVARGRVRLLLVGAAAACLVACVATTVWLAEAPDLAYPLPTSWALCFVIGAASRVLLEHRPQGVDVPPLLVGLAVAALGVLAVVPLRGHALTYLAGGPVIAALTAVLLLAWRRWRTVTGPLRALVWLGTVSYGAYLWSYPLTLWLRPHLELGGVIAAVLTVGAAALSWYAVERPLQRRRPAPVAVPA, encoded by the coding sequence ATGAGGATCGGCGGCCTCGACCTGCTGCGCGGTGTCGCGGTGGCCCTGGTGGTGCTGCGCCACGCGCTGCCGGAGGTCTTCCCGGGCGCCGGGGTGGTCGGGGTGGTGATGTTCTTCGCGCTGTCGGGCCACCTGATCACCGGGCTGCTGCTGGAGGAGTCCGGGCGCACCGGCCGGGTCGCGCTGGGCCGGTTCTACCGGCGCCGGGCCCGGCGGCTGGTCCCCGCGCTCGCGGTGGTGGTCGCGGTGTGGCTGCTGGTCACGCTGACCCTTGACCCGGTCGGGGAGCGCGACGACGTGGGCCGCACCCTGCTGGTCGCGCTGACCTGGACCGGCAACCTGCCCGGGTTGGTGCCCGGCGGGGCGACGTTCCACCTGTGGACCCTCGCCACCGAGGAGCAGTTCTACCTGCTCTGGCCGGCGCTGCTGTCGCTGGCGGTGGCGCGCGGGCGGGTGCGGCTGCTGCTCGTCGGCGCGGCCGCGGCCTGCCTGGTGGCCTGCGTCGCGACCACGGTGTGGCTCGCCGAGGCGCCGGACCTGGCCTATCCGCTGCCCACCTCCTGGGCGCTGTGCTTCGTGATCGGAGCCGCCAGCCGGGTGCTGCTCGAGCACCGCCCGCAGGGGGTCGACGTACCGCCGCTTCTCGTGGGGCTCGCCGTGGCCGCGCTGGGGGTGCTGGCCGTGGTTCCATTGCGCGGTCACGCGCTCACCTACCTGGCAGGAGGACCGGTCATCGCTGCGCTCACCGCGGTGCTGCTGCTCGCCTGGCGACGCTGGCGGACCGTGACCGGCCCGCTGCGCGCCCTGGTCTGGCTCGGCACCGTCTCCTACGGCGCCTACCTGTGGAGCTACCCGCTCACGCTGTGGCTGCGCCCGCACCTTGAGCTCGGCGGCGTGATCGCGGCCGTGCTGACCGTCGGCGCCGCCGCGCTGAGCTGGTACGCCGTGGAGCGGCCGCTGCAGCGCCGCCGTCCGGCGCCCGTGGCGGTGCCCGCGTGA
- a CDS encoding sensor histidine kinase — protein sequence MSSTPAPARPHPLDDWRRWAPDLAVGALAVLVGMLEVLGTELYPDESRGGLTVFVLGFALAAGLSRHAPAIALVLVWVLGGAQVMTETRLLLVELVVALVAFGCARWGRPATVWASALSIPAGGLVVVLAAAWFADSGAIHAVLRAYRDPLELAYSLGNTWQVAIGLLALAILAVPWLAGLALRFLARARDSRASQVVAEDEAAMAVREREQAEEIAHLREEQTRLARDVHDVVGHSLAVILAQAESAQYLPDADTTALKQTMATIATSARSSLQDVRQVLTSTQAPASSPGGLDELVEGVRAAGHDVRASEVGTPRPMPPELETVAFRVLQEMLTNAIRHGRRDTPVLVERHWDGELRLEVRNSIAEAPAPDPELTRPIGAAERDAAGPVAPPGAGQGLEGMRRRLEAVGGRLDVRRREEADGPTFTATAWVPTRGLSR from the coding sequence GTGAGCAGCACGCCCGCTCCCGCTCGACCGCACCCGCTCGACGACTGGCGGCGCTGGGCGCCGGACCTCGCCGTCGGCGCGCTCGCGGTGCTCGTCGGCATGCTCGAGGTGCTCGGCACCGAGCTCTACCCCGACGAGAGCCGTGGCGGGCTCACCGTCTTCGTGCTCGGCTTCGCGCTCGCCGCCGGGCTGAGCCGGCACGCGCCGGCGATCGCGCTGGTGCTGGTCTGGGTCCTCGGGGGCGCCCAGGTGATGACCGAGACCCGGCTGCTGCTGGTCGAGCTCGTGGTGGCGCTGGTCGCGTTCGGCTGCGCCCGCTGGGGCCGCCCGGCGACGGTGTGGGCGAGCGCGCTGAGCATCCCCGCGGGCGGGCTGGTGGTCGTGCTGGCGGCGGCCTGGTTCGCCGACTCCGGGGCGATCCACGCCGTGCTGCGCGCCTACCGGGACCCGCTGGAGCTGGCCTACTCGCTCGGCAACACCTGGCAGGTGGCGATCGGGCTGCTGGCCCTCGCGATCCTGGCCGTGCCGTGGCTCGCCGGGCTGGCGCTGCGCTTCCTGGCCCGGGCCCGGGACTCGCGGGCCTCCCAGGTCGTCGCCGAGGACGAGGCGGCCATGGCGGTGCGCGAGCGCGAGCAGGCCGAGGAGATCGCCCATCTGCGCGAGGAGCAGACCCGGCTGGCCCGCGACGTGCACGACGTCGTCGGGCACTCGCTCGCGGTGATCCTGGCCCAGGCGGAGTCCGCGCAGTACCTCCCCGACGCCGACACCACCGCGCTGAAGCAGACGATGGCGACCATCGCGACCTCCGCGCGCAGCTCGCTGCAGGACGTGCGCCAGGTGCTGACCAGCACCCAGGCGCCCGCCAGCTCCCCCGGCGGCCTCGACGAGCTCGTCGAGGGGGTGCGCGCGGCCGGTCACGACGTGCGCGCCAGCGAGGTCGGCACCCCGCGCCCGATGCCGCCGGAGCTCGAGACCGTCGCCTTCCGGGTGCTGCAGGAGATGCTCACCAACGCGATCCGGCACGGGCGCCGCGACACCCCCGTGCTGGTCGAGCGGCACTGGGACGGCGAGCTGCGCCTCGAGGTGCGCAACAGCATCGCCGAGGCGCCCGCCCCGGACCCCGAGCTGACCCGTCCGATCGGCGCCGCCGAGCGCGACGCCGCGGGCCCGGTCGCCCCACCAGGAGCCGGCCAGGGGCTGGAGGGCATGCGCCGCCGCCTCGAGGCGGTCGGCGGGCGCCTCGACGTACGCCGCCGCGAGGAGGCCGACGGGCCGACGTTCACCGCGACCGCGTGGGTCCCGACGCGGGGGCTGAGCCGGTGA